From Bacteroidota bacterium, the proteins below share one genomic window:
- a CDS encoding winged helix-turn-helix transcriptional regulator, with amino-acid sequence MGLAKIDEFTLLENRIAKYAKALGHPARVAILRLLLKRQACVCGDIVDELPLSQSTVSQHLKELKNAGLIKGEIEGVRTCYCIDEAEWDKAKKCLVELMQTPLTNIRCC; translated from the coding sequence ATGGGCCTCGCCAAGATCGATGAATTCACCCTGCTGGAGAACCGCATCGCGAAATACGCGAAAGCGCTGGGGCATCCTGCCCGGGTGGCGATCCTGCGTTTGCTGTTGAAGCGGCAAGCCTGTGTCTGCGGGGATATCGTGGACGAGCTGCCGCTTTCCCAGTCGACGGTTTCGCAACACCTGAAAGAACTCAAGAACGCCGGACTCATCAAAGGCGAGATCGAAGGGGTGCGCACCTGTTACTGCATCGACGAAGCCGAATGGGATAAGGCCAAAAAATGCCTGGTTGAACTGATGCAGACGCCGCT
- a CDS encoding T9SS type A sorting domain-containing protein: protein MFKKVLQFCALLACFSFAIEAKSQVAAIPFTAALDTFAPISGTTVDAPNADDVSYQALPIGFTFNLGGHSSDVMSVNTNGYIELDSTGGNNFTSILSGSRNNIVAAFGADLRHMLGTASLQYGTYGTAPNRVCIIQWLHYSYFNNVGDISFQIHLYEGTNCVRFIYDSNTLNGSPMNTQIGMRGTTNLDYLVLGDTTCSWANAYPFPLITTLFPVSTSCSMPSGFAFHFGPCSGTAIMSLGFLTGTVYDDVNGNGVQDVSEAGIPHHVLNIQPGNHYVATDAAGNYSFFYFDSTITYTITAQPITYWNQTAPTGPITCQPSTQSTSGLDFAFTMIPGIHEVSITCPSWPARPGQAEPMPIWYENNGTAIESDTITFVMDSMYSYISATPAPDAINGQTLLWYYSNLAPGQRGHIQLSLMPSLALLLGDSLHSSLTIGPLNDTIPGNNVLALDQLVSLAWDPNDKLAEPRNVITDGGLLRYTIRFQNTGNAVAYNVVVRDTLDANLDPMSFHLIGATHPMNFSLEQGVLTFTFYNIMLPDSGTDMAGSNGSVSFTIRTRTGLAPLTDITNTAGIYFDHNPAVITNTTVNTIEMLTAVAGVSAGNLEVTVSPNPAGERVRLLFGKSQHEQGNLSVLTLDGRIVMSKTGLRSGEWVDVSGLATGTYLFNLSSESGVATLRVIRQ from the coding sequence ATGTTTAAAAAAGTACTACAATTCTGCGCCTTGCTCGCATGTTTCTCTTTCGCGATCGAAGCCAAATCACAAGTAGCAGCGATCCCCTTCACTGCAGCGCTTGACACCTTTGCACCCATCTCGGGAACAACCGTAGATGCACCCAACGCGGACGATGTCAGTTACCAGGCATTGCCCATCGGGTTCACCTTCAATCTGGGCGGGCACTCGAGTGATGTCATGTCCGTGAACACCAACGGGTACATCGAACTCGATTCAACCGGCGGCAACAACTTCACGAGCATCCTGAGTGGAAGCCGTAACAACATCGTGGCCGCCTTCGGCGCCGACCTGCGGCACATGCTGGGCACGGCCAGCTTGCAATACGGGACCTATGGAACGGCCCCGAACCGAGTTTGCATCATCCAATGGCTGCACTACTCGTATTTCAACAACGTCGGCGACATCAGCTTTCAGATCCACTTGTATGAAGGGACCAATTGTGTGCGGTTCATCTACGACTCCAATACGCTGAACGGTTCGCCGATGAATACCCAGATCGGTATGCGCGGAACAACCAACCTCGATTATCTTGTATTGGGCGACACCACCTGCAGCTGGGCCAACGCTTATCCATTCCCACTGATCACGACGCTGTTTCCGGTCAGTACCTCCTGTAGCATGCCGTCAGGCTTTGCATTCCACTTCGGCCCCTGCAGCGGCACGGCAATCATGAGCCTGGGCTTTCTTACCGGGACGGTGTACGACGACGTGAATGGTAACGGTGTACAAGACGTTTCGGAAGCAGGCATCCCGCATCATGTGCTGAACATCCAACCGGGCAACCACTATGTTGCCACGGATGCCGCGGGGAACTATTCCTTCTTCTATTTCGACTCGACGATCACCTATACGATCACGGCGCAGCCGATCACCTACTGGAACCAAACCGCTCCGACGGGACCGATTACCTGTCAGCCTTCCACGCAAAGCACGAGCGGACTGGATTTCGCCTTTACGATGATCCCCGGCATCCATGAAGTTTCCATCACTTGTCCGAGCTGGCCTGCACGTCCGGGTCAGGCGGAACCGATGCCGATCTGGTACGAGAACAACGGCACCGCGATCGAAAGCGATACGATCACCTTCGTGATGGATTCAATGTACAGTTACATCAGCGCTACGCCTGCGCCGGATGCGATCAACGGACAAACACTGCTGTGGTACTATTCGAACCTGGCACCCGGACAACGCGGCCATATTCAACTCAGCCTGATGCCCTCGTTAGCCTTGCTTCTGGGTGATTCACTCCATTCGAGCCTCACCATCGGACCGCTGAACGATACGATCCCGGGCAACAACGTGCTGGCGCTCGATCAGCTCGTCTCGCTGGCCTGGGACCCGAACGACAAACTCGCCGAACCGCGCAACGTCATCACCGACGGCGGCCTGCTGCGCTACACGATCCGTTTCCAGAACACGGGCAATGCCGTAGCGTATAACGTAGTCGTGCGCGATACGCTGGATGCCAACCTCGATCCGATGAGCTTCCACCTGATCGGCGCGACGCATCCGATGAATTTCAGCCTCGAGCAGGGTGTGCTCACCTTCACCTTCTATAACATCATGCTCCCCGACAGCGGGACGGATATGGCCGGCAGCAACGGATCTGTTTCCTTTACGATCCGCACCCGCACCGGACTGGCTCCGCTCACCGACATCACCAACACGGCGGGCATTTATTTCGACCACAATCCGGCGGTGATCACCAACACGACCGTCAATACGATTGAGATGCTGACCGCTGTGGCCGGCGTAAGTGCCGGCAACCTGGAGGTGACGGTATCTCCGAATCCGGCAGGAGAACGGGTTCGTCTCCTGTTCGGCAAGAGCCAGCACGAGCAGGGCAACCTCTCGGTACTGACCCTCGACGGTCGCATCGTCATGAGCAAAACCGGACTTCGTTCGGGTGAGTGGGTGGATGTATCGGGACTGGCCACGGGCACCTACCTGTTCAACCTGAGCAGTGAAAGCGGAGTAGCCACGCTGCGCGTAATCCGTCAGTAA
- a CDS encoding CotH kinase family protein — protein sequence MSRLLLPGLLVVSQLLAHSSSTTAQVVINEYSASNLNQFVDDHSDYEDWIELYNNDPSPFPIGGYHLSDDSLQPTKYMIPAGAIIPGNGFLRFFCSGRDLTNGSYYHTNFRLTQTKNNKEDIVFTDPSGVILDGLRLDVTQLGHSRGRKPDGATDWYVFTNPTPLTSNNAASAYLRYAEKPDFSRFPGFYTTPDSITIVTPEPNSVIRYTTNGNLPTASSTVYTGPIPFNATMVLKALVISGDPAILPSLIEFSTYFMNVSHTFPVISVSGSQLTSLANGNGSLEPKGSFEYFDLSGARAAKTYGEFNRHGQDSWVHSQRSLDFISRDEMGYNHSIEQRLFQYSLRRNFQRVILRAAGDDNFPADYNPDNAGSAHVRDAYVHMLAKKGGMDLDVRNAEKVIVYLNGQYWGVYDIRENPDEHDYTEYYYGQDKYHIQYILTWGATWAEYGGQQALDDWADLYSYIMTHDMSDPVHFDSVMAQLDGKSLVDYVLTNAISVCSDWLNYNTGWWRGLDTSGTHRKWGYILWDNDATFGHYINYTGIPDITAYAAPCDPESLNGPSDPEGHIQVLNRLRNNPVFEQFYIARMTDLWNTVFSCGNMISQLDSITMILTPEMPAHCNRWSGDIADWQTNIAALRSYILTRCNNMAGGIRDCYSLNGPYIITLDADPIGAGSVRLNSLVHTDLPWSGQYFGGMENILEASAISPYQFVNWTSPAQVFAPNDSAVLTSVNFTSSDSIVAHFSFATNAFELKGESLTGSVYPIPAHDRAILEFRLPESGPVRIRVFNSQGALVASPGDAQQLAAGFHSVQLDLANASLANGLYFVVLDTPSGTGTYRLPVER from the coding sequence ATGTCACGCCTTCTTCTGCCCGGGCTGTTAGTGGTTTCCCAACTACTCGCTCACTCCTCTTCCACCACTGCGCAGGTCGTCATCAACGAATACTCCGCCTCCAACCTGAACCAGTTTGTTGATGACCATTCCGACTATGAAGACTGGATCGAACTCTACAACAATGATCCTTCGCCTTTTCCGATCGGTGGCTATCACCTGAGCGATGATTCCCTACAACCGACCAAGTACATGATACCGGCCGGCGCAATCATTCCGGGCAACGGCTTTCTTCGCTTCTTTTGTTCTGGCCGGGACCTGACGAACGGCAGTTATTATCATACGAATTTTCGCCTGACGCAGACGAAAAACAACAAGGAGGATATCGTATTCACCGACCCTTCGGGAGTAATTCTTGACGGGTTGCGTTTGGACGTGACGCAATTGGGACACTCCCGTGGCCGGAAGCCGGATGGCGCTACGGACTGGTACGTCTTTACCAATCCAACCCCGTTGACTTCTAACAATGCCGCTTCTGCCTATTTGCGCTATGCGGAGAAGCCCGACTTTTCTCGTTTCCCGGGATTTTACACGACGCCTGACTCCATCACGATCGTCACCCCGGAACCGAACAGTGTCATCCGCTATACCACGAATGGCAATCTCCCGACGGCCAGCAGCACGGTCTACACCGGCCCGATCCCGTTCAACGCAACCATGGTATTGAAAGCCCTGGTCATCAGCGGCGATCCCGCCATCCTGCCGAGCCTGATCGAATTCTCGACTTACTTCATGAACGTCAGTCATACCTTTCCGGTGATCTCGGTTTCCGGATCGCAACTGACCAGCCTTGCCAACGGAAACGGCTCCCTGGAACCCAAAGGAAGTTTCGAATACTTCGATCTTTCAGGCGCTCGTGCGGCAAAGACGTATGGAGAGTTCAACCGGCACGGTCAGGACTCCTGGGTACACAGTCAGCGGAGCCTTGATTTCATCTCGCGCGACGAGATGGGATACAATCACAGCATTGAGCAACGGCTCTTTCAATATTCCTTGCGCCGCAATTTCCAGCGCGTGATCCTCCGCGCCGCGGGCGACGATAACTTTCCGGCCGATTACAATCCCGACAACGCGGGCAGCGCGCACGTTCGCGACGCTTATGTCCACATGCTGGCCAAAAAAGGCGGGATGGATCTCGATGTCCGCAACGCGGAAAAAGTGATCGTATATCTTAACGGACAGTACTGGGGCGTTTACGACATCCGCGAAAATCCCGATGAGCACGACTATACGGAGTACTATTACGGTCAGGACAAGTACCATATCCAGTACATCCTGACCTGGGGAGCGACCTGGGCGGAGTACGGCGGTCAGCAAGCGCTCGACGACTGGGCCGATCTCTACAGTTACATCATGACCCACGACATGAGCGATCCGGTGCATTTCGATTCCGTCATGGCGCAGCTCGACGGGAAGAGCCTGGTCGATTATGTGCTGACCAATGCCATCAGCGTCTGTTCCGACTGGCTCAACTACAACACCGGCTGGTGGCGGGGTCTCGATACGAGCGGAACGCACCGCAAGTGGGGTTACATCCTCTGGGACAACGACGCCACCTTCGGGCACTACATCAATTACACCGGCATTCCGGATATCACCGCCTATGCCGCGCCCTGCGATCCGGAATCGCTCAACGGGCCGTCGGATCCGGAGGGTCACATCCAGGTACTCAACCGGCTCCGGAACAATCCCGTATTCGAGCAGTTCTATATCGCGCGCATGACGGATTTGTGGAACACTGTATTCAGTTGCGGCAACATGATCTCCCAACTGGACAGCATCACGATGATACTGACACCCGAGATGCCGGCCCATTGCAACCGCTGGAGCGGCGACATCGCCGACTGGCAGACCAACATCGCGGCACTGCGCAGTTACATCCTTACGCGCTGCAACAACATGGCGGGCGGCATCCGGGATTGTTACTCACTCAACGGACCGTACATTATTACGCTCGATGCTGACCCGATTGGTGCGGGTTCGGTTCGGTTGAATTCCCTGGTGCATACCGATCTGCCGTGGAGTGGACAATATTTCGGCGGCATGGAGAACATACTTGAGGCAAGCGCGATTTCTCCTTATCAATTCGTGAACTGGACCTCGCCTGCCCAGGTGTTTGCTCCGAACGACAGTGCCGTGCTGACAAGCGTGAACTTTACGTCCAGCGACAGTATCGTCGCGCACTTCAGTTTTGCGACGAATGCCTTCGAGCTGAAGGGCGAGTCGTTGACGGGTTCGGTCTATCCGATTCCCGCTCATGATCGGGCGATACTGGAGTTCAGGCTCCCTGAATCGGGACCGGTGCGTATCCGCGTCTTCAACAGCCAGGGTGCGCTTGTCGCTTCCCCGGGAGACGCGCAACAGCTAGCAGCGGGGTTTCATTCCGTGCAACTGGATCTTGCCAACGCTTCGCTGGCGAATGGGTTGTACTTCGTTGTACTGGACACTCCATCCGGAACCGGCACGTATCGATTGCCTGTGGAACGCTGA
- a CDS encoding UDP-2,3-diacylglucosamine diphosphatase, with protein MSAGKNIYFASDFHLGIPDRARSLERERRIVRWLEQIRPDTRELYLMGDVFDFWFEYKTVVPRGYVRLLAAIAAFTDAGIPVHYFTGNHDMWTFGYLEQELGVRLYRKPIEAEYDGKKFYIGHGDGLGPGDHGYKFIKKVFASPLCQWLFARLHPNFGIGVADYFSRKSRVATGTAEDRYLGDEQEWLVQYCKDLQQNKRYDYMVFGHRHLPLDMIVDGKGRYINLGDWIRYNTYAVFDGKDLQLKKFEG; from the coding sequence ATGTCCGCCGGTAAGAACATTTATTTCGCGTCCGATTTTCACCTCGGCATTCCCGACCGGGCCCGCAGCCTGGAACGTGAACGGCGCATCGTGCGCTGGCTCGAGCAGATTCGTCCGGACACCCGGGAGCTGTATCTCATGGGCGATGTGTTTGATTTCTGGTTCGAGTACAAGACCGTAGTACCACGAGGATACGTGCGCTTGTTGGCAGCCATCGCCGCCTTCACGGATGCCGGTATTCCGGTACACTACTTCACCGGCAATCACGACATGTGGACGTTCGGCTACCTGGAACAAGAACTTGGCGTCCGGCTTTACCGCAAACCGATCGAAGCCGAATACGACGGTAAAAAGTTCTACATCGGACACGGAGATGGTCTGGGACCGGGTGACCACGGATACAAATTCATCAAGAAAGTATTTGCCAGTCCGCTTTGTCAGTGGCTGTTCGCGCGCCTGCATCCGAATTTCGGGATCGGCGTGGCCGATTACTTCTCACGCAAGAGCCGCGTCGCTACCGGTACCGCCGAGGACCGCTACCTCGGAGACGAGCAGGAATGGCTCGTTCAATACTGCAAGGACCTCCAGCAAAACAAGCGATACGACTACATGGTCTTCGGTCATCGTCACCTCCCGCTCGATATGATCGTCGATGGCAAAGGCCGGTACATCAACCTGGGTGATTGGATCCGGTACAACACCTATGCGGTATTCGACGGAAAGGATCTGCAATTGAAAAAGTTCGAAGGCTGA
- a CDS encoding M1 family metallopeptidase: MNRLHHTFLCFFGLACLAASATRPYFQQALTYRIQVKLDDREHMLRGQVAIDYTNRSDSSLDELYLHVWPNAYREDRSGLARELYGNQDPVFALTRPEERGFMDSLDFRCDGQDVQWTFFSGAADIIRIKLQQPLAPGTSMTLATPFRVKLPDAAISRLGHADGRYYLTQWYPKPAVYDRNGWNALTYQSWGEFYGEYARYEVELTLPESYWVAATGVLKDQAEHTRRLLADSVTRAGGVVANAGLRPEATSAGMTLHFEADSVHDFALFAAKDYQVLADRAPGKPEIWSFYLQQHEQNWKLSNAVLRQALDSLTNWIGPYPYAQLSVVDVDDIAGRDMEYPTIVAIGACSANQFLQTLYHEAAHQWFYGMLGSNERRHPWMDEGWTTYLENRLYLNTQRLVSSPKESKFSQWLRLSDEPEDFLPHLRLHYLKGASRNSDPLTGAAALFYDESDYYTAAYSKPTLGIVWLEDALGRDVFDLSMRNYYREWAFRHPQPEDLQTVFERVSGKKLDWYFDDWSFTNAKADFALEVKTGKGGISRVTVMNKGEVNGPVSLAAYRDSQLLEKRQISTATFNHAFDWKTDGADSFVLDPENRVPEVNRRNNFSRAQGILRKTEPIRFQFFIGHEVDRRTTIGLFPAVGWNTNNGLLLGGGLHNLNFEEKPFEVLAMPLYGTEDKELNFGGFVRYHFYPKAGNLRRIRLQSGWSRYAYATDSYQDTSGRVLADGALHYLKADHSLQLKFMHGSREKVESQLRFHAIQIRKDLPYAYHYSKTTRDDLFLTGSYERVTAFPDASHLNVEAQWHPDMYKVTLTEQLLLPYRNPKKGLRLRLFGGYVSINNTSVAGQDFRLRLSGFEGGDDYLFRDVFPGRNEADGVFSHQFVLTEGGFTTPISYFGKSSGWMLTARASTTLPGKLPFRLYLAGGSFEDINDFRPEFGKVSFEGGVELPILGDIFVVYLPAVYSKDIRDALDRLELSTAETIRFELRLRELNPIELARKYLQ; this comes from the coding sequence GTGAATCGATTACATCACACGTTCCTCTGTTTTTTCGGGCTTGCATGCCTAGCCGCTTCAGCGACACGTCCCTATTTCCAGCAGGCGCTTACCTACCGCATTCAGGTTAAACTGGATGACCGGGAGCACATGCTGCGCGGGCAGGTTGCGATCGATTACACCAACCGCTCCGACAGCTCACTGGACGAATTGTATCTACATGTTTGGCCGAACGCTTACCGGGAGGACCGTTCCGGGCTGGCGCGGGAACTTTACGGAAACCAGGATCCCGTATTCGCATTGACCCGACCGGAAGAGCGCGGTTTCATGGACTCGCTGGACTTCCGGTGTGATGGTCAGGATGTACAATGGACCTTCTTTTCAGGAGCTGCCGACATCATTCGAATCAAGTTACAGCAACCGCTGGCGCCAGGTACGAGCATGACCCTTGCCACTCCCTTCCGGGTGAAACTGCCCGACGCAGCAATTTCGAGACTGGGACATGCCGACGGTCGTTATTACCTGACGCAATGGTATCCCAAGCCGGCTGTCTACGACCGAAATGGCTGGAACGCCCTGACGTATCAGAGCTGGGGAGAATTTTACGGAGAATATGCCCGGTATGAAGTCGAGCTGACATTACCGGAGAGTTACTGGGTCGCCGCTACCGGTGTACTCAAGGATCAGGCGGAACATACGCGACGGTTGCTGGCGGACTCCGTTACCCGTGCCGGTGGAGTTGTAGCGAATGCCGGACTTCGGCCGGAAGCAACCAGCGCGGGGATGACCTTGCACTTCGAAGCCGACAGTGTACACGATTTCGCGCTTTTCGCGGCCAAGGACTATCAGGTACTTGCGGACCGGGCTCCGGGGAAACCAGAAATCTGGAGTTTCTATCTGCAGCAGCACGAACAAAACTGGAAACTATCCAACGCCGTACTGCGCCAGGCACTGGACAGTCTGACAAATTGGATCGGTCCGTACCCGTATGCACAACTGAGCGTGGTTGATGTGGATGACATCGCGGGGCGGGACATGGAGTACCCGACCATCGTGGCCATCGGAGCATGCAGCGCCAATCAATTCCTGCAGACGCTTTACCATGAAGCCGCACACCAATGGTTCTATGGAATGCTGGGCAGCAACGAACGTCGGCATCCCTGGATGGATGAAGGCTGGACCACTTACCTGGAGAACCGATTGTATTTGAATACACAGCGACTGGTCAGCTCGCCCAAAGAGTCGAAGTTCTCACAGTGGCTGCGATTGAGCGACGAACCTGAGGATTTCCTGCCGCACCTTCGTCTTCATTATCTGAAAGGCGCAAGCCGGAACTCCGATCCACTTACCGGAGCAGCAGCGCTCTTCTATGATGAAAGCGACTACTATACGGCAGCCTATTCAAAACCGACCTTGGGCATTGTATGGCTGGAAGACGCCTTGGGCCGGGATGTCTTCGACCTTTCGATGCGCAATTACTACCGGGAATGGGCGTTCCGGCATCCACAGCCGGAGGATCTGCAAACCGTTTTCGAACGCGTTTCCGGAAAAAAACTGGATTGGTATTTCGACGATTGGTCGTTCACCAATGCAAAGGCTGATTTTGCGTTGGAAGTAAAAACCGGAAAAGGCGGTATATCACGCGTTACGGTAATGAACAAAGGAGAAGTCAACGGCCCTGTTTCACTTGCCGCATATCGTGACAGCCAATTATTGGAAAAGCGACAGATCAGTACTGCAACGTTCAACCATGCATTTGATTGGAAAACGGATGGCGCTGATTCTTTCGTTCTTGATCCTGAAAACCGTGTACCGGAAGTGAACCGGCGTAACAACTTCAGTCGAGCGCAGGGCATACTCCGAAAAACCGAACCCATCCGGTTCCAGTTCTTCATCGGGCACGAAGTGGACCGTCGCACGACGATCGGCCTGTTTCCGGCAGTGGGCTGGAACACCAATAACGGTTTGCTGCTCGGAGGCGGCTTGCACAACCTGAACTTTGAAGAGAAACCATTCGAAGTGCTGGCGATGCCACTCTACGGAACGGAAGACAAGGAATTGAATTTCGGTGGATTCGTACGCTATCATTTCTATCCTAAAGCTGGCAACCTGCGCCGGATCCGTTTGCAATCCGGCTGGAGCCGATATGCCTACGCGACGGACAGTTACCAGGACACCAGCGGTCGTGTATTAGCCGATGGCGCATTGCACTATTTGAAAGCGGACCATTCCCTGCAATTGAAGTTCATGCATGGGAGCCGGGAAAAAGTGGAATCTCAACTCCGGTTCCATGCCATTCAAATACGAAAAGACCTGCCCTATGCCTACCACTATTCCAAAACGACGCGTGACGATCTTTTCCTGACGGGTTCCTACGAACGGGTAACAGCCTTTCCGGACGCCAGTCATCTCAACGTAGAGGCACAGTGGCATCCGGATATGTACAAAGTCACGCTGACCGAGCAACTGCTGCTTCCCTATCGGAACCCGAAGAAAGGGCTTCGGTTAAGGTTGTTCGGAGGCTACGTTTCGATCAACAACACCTCGGTTGCTGGGCAGGATTTCCGACTACGGCTCAGTGGTTTCGAGGGCGGCGACGATTATCTGTTTCGCGACGTCTTCCCGGGTCGGAATGAAGCAGACGGCGTTTTCAGTCATCAGTTCGTACTCACCGAAGGCGGGTTTACGACACCGATCAGTTACTTTGGAAAGTCCTCCGGCTGGATGCTAACCGCCAGAGCCAGCACGACACTTCCCGGCAAATTGCCGTTCCGGCTGTACCTGGCCGGCGGGAGTTTCGAAGACATCAACGATTTCCGACCGGAATTCGGCAAAGTCAGTTTTGAAGGTGGTGTTGAATTACCGATCCTGGGCGATATTTTTGTCGTCTATTTGCCGGCAGTCTATAGCAAAGACATTCGCGACGCTCTTGACCGTTTAGAGCTCTCCACCGCTGAGACGATCCGCTTCGAATTGCGACTGCGCGAACTTAACCCGATTGAACTTGCCCGAAAATACCTCCAGTGA
- a CDS encoding AhpC/TSA family protein produces MTTRRFLLLLITGFLSVLFACSSDTGGPVIRGQLGHAPNTTLLFQRIGESGEVTLDSVTTDADGKFSFRNPVTELDYYILRANPTNLLFLILRGGETVEINGDAQRLDETYSVKGSEDSESIRKLREYERKLTDSLNSIYAKARNENPLGKDSVGLKLQAAYSRSMEHFAQDFIRQHNNSIASLSATKYLNQQQSLPLMSELEENLRKAYPDNKYARDFSALVQDLRKLPPGSLAPEIKLPGIDGQPLALSSLRGKVVLVDFWASWCQPCRMENPNLVRIYKKYRGDKFEILGVSLDRDAAAWKAAVVKDSLSWPQISELKMWESGFVKDYNIDAIPFSVLLDANGKIIAKGLRGEDLELKIREQLGKTSS; encoded by the coding sequence ATGACGACACGTCGCTTCCTTCTCCTGCTGATCACCGGCTTCCTTTCCGTCTTGTTTGCCTGCTCCTCCGATACCGGTGGTCCGGTAATCAGGGGGCAGTTGGGTCATGCCCCGAACACGACACTACTTTTTCAGCGTATCGGGGAATCGGGAGAAGTGACCCTGGATTCCGTGACGACCGATGCCGACGGGAAGTTCAGCTTTCGCAATCCGGTGACCGAGCTGGACTATTACATCCTGCGCGCGAATCCGACCAACCTGTTGTTTCTCATTCTTAGAGGCGGTGAAACGGTGGAGATCAACGGTGACGCCCAGCGACTTGACGAGACCTACTCGGTCAAAGGTTCCGAGGATTCGGAGAGCATCCGGAAACTGCGGGAGTACGAACGCAAGCTCACCGACTCACTCAATTCGATCTACGCGAAGGCGCGCAATGAAAATCCTCTTGGAAAAGATTCCGTGGGCTTGAAATTGCAGGCCGCCTATTCCCGCAGCATGGAGCATTTCGCGCAGGATTTCATCCGGCAGCACAACAATTCGATCGCCTCGCTATCGGCAACGAAATACCTCAACCAGCAGCAATCCCTGCCCCTGATGAGCGAACTGGAAGAGAATTTACGCAAGGCCTATCCGGACAACAAGTACGCCCGCGATTTTTCCGCCCTCGTACAGGATCTTCGCAAACTCCCACCCGGCAGCCTGGCGCCGGAAATCAAACTTCCCGGAATCGACGGTCAACCCCTTGCACTTTCTTCCCTTCGCGGGAAAGTGGTGTTGGTTGATTTCTGGGCAAGCTGGTGCCAGCCGTGCAGGATGGAAAACCCCAACCTGGTGCGCATTTATAAAAAGTACCGGGGCGACAAGTTTGAGATCCTTGGCGTATCCCTGGACCGGGATGCCGCAGCCTGGAAAGCGGCCGTCGTGAAAGACAGCCTGAGCTGGCCGCAGATCAGTGAATTGAAGATGTGGGAGAGCGGCTTCGTGAAGGATTACAACATTGACGCGATACCATTCAGTGTTTTGCTGGACGCCAATGGCAAGATCATCGCCAAGGGACTACGGGGCGAGGACCTTGAACTCAAAATACGGGAGCAGTTAGGGAAAACTTCTTCGTAA